ACGTCGTGGCCGGCGGCCACGAAGCCGTCCACTATATGGGAGCCGATGAAGCCGGCGCCGCCGGTGACCAGGACTTTCGCCATCCCGCGCCTCACTCGGAAGAAGAGATTCGCAGGCAAACGAGCAGCATTATACCACGGCCTTCACTCCCCAGCGCGGCGCGCACCGCGCAGAAGCCGCCGAAAGCGCGCCAGCTTCCGGTCTTTCTCACATAACGTTAGCTTTTCCCGCCGTTTGTTTTACGAAACCTGCCGGATACTGCCCCCCCCCGCAACGAGAAGACTATTGACAGGACGGGCTGTGCGCGCTATGGTGCCCATTGGCGACCCCAGTGGCATGCCACGTGACGCGTGCGGGGTCTGATCAATTCTGTGCAAAGAGGACTGCGGGAGCCTAACTTTTCTCCCGGAAGAACG
The genomic region above belongs to Dehalococcoidia bacterium and contains:
- a CDS encoding NAD-dependent epimerase/dehydratase family protein; the encoded protein is MAKVLVTGGAGFIGSHIVDGFVAAGHDV